In Novosphingobium sp. MMS21-SN21R, a single genomic region encodes these proteins:
- a CDS encoding RNA methyltransferase, translated as MTRKIITGFSNPTVKFVRSLREKKYRRLERKFLAEGLRLLTDAREGGRLPEILLMAQGREGHPLLDELEALVGASGGEVIELPVDILAKVTGKENPQAVAGVFAEWDTSIRLIDRHAAPIWLVAHAMRDPGNLGTMLRTADAVGAGGLILIDDCVDPFSVEAVRASMGAIFTEKLAQVRWEDFIGWLREGEGQLVAASLREAVPYRGAPYAGPCFVMVGNESRGLPEDYEMACDLRVTMPMKGRADSLNAAVAGAVLAYEVLATLDG; from the coding sequence ATGACGCGCAAGATCATCACCGGCTTTTCCAATCCCACGGTCAAATTCGTGCGATCCTTGCGCGAAAAAAAGTATCGGCGGCTCGAGCGCAAGTTTCTCGCCGAGGGGCTGCGTCTGTTGACCGACGCGCGCGAGGGCGGGCGGTTGCCCGAAATCCTGCTGATGGCGCAAGGGCGCGAGGGGCATCCACTGCTGGATGAACTCGAAGCGCTGGTCGGTGCCAGCGGCGGCGAGGTGATCGAACTGCCGGTGGATATTCTCGCCAAGGTCACCGGCAAGGAAAACCCGCAGGCCGTGGCGGGGGTCTTTGCAGAATGGGATACATCGATTCGCCTGATCGACCGTCACGCCGCGCCAATCTGGCTGGTTGCGCACGCGATGCGAGATCCGGGCAACCTCGGCACCATGCTGCGTACCGCCGATGCCGTTGGCGCGGGCGGGTTGATCCTGATCGACGATTGCGTCGATCCCTTCTCGGTCGAAGCGGTGCGCGCCAGCATGGGCGCGATCTTTACCGAGAAGCTGGCGCAAGTCCGCTGGGAAGACTTCATCGGGTGGCTGCGCGAAGGCGAGGGGCAACTGGTTGCGGCGTCCTTGCGTGAAGCCGTGCCCTATCGCGGCGCGCCATATGCCGGCCCGTGCTTCGTCATGGTCGGTAACGAATCGCGCGGTCTGCCCGAGGACTATGAGATGGCCTGCGACTTGCGGGTGACCATGCCGATGAAGGGCCGGGCCGACAGCCTCAACGCGGCAGTCGCGGGCGCGGTGCTGGCCTATGAAGTGCTTGCCACGCTTGATGGGTAA
- a CDS encoding HPr family phosphocarrier protein, which translates to MAEQGYVTRETVTIVNQRGLHARASAKFVNAVAKLPEGIEVTVAKDGTDANGGSILGLMMLGAAKGDTVDVAVAGPEGDADAILMKLTGLIKDGFGED; encoded by the coding sequence ATGGCTGAGCAGGGTTACGTCACCCGCGAAACGGTGACGATTGTCAATCAGCGGGGCTTGCATGCCCGCGCCAGTGCGAAATTTGTCAATGCCGTTGCCAAGCTGCCTGAGGGCATCGAGGTGACGGTAGCCAAGGACGGCACCGACGCCAACGGCGGGTCGATTCTCGGCCTGATGATGCTGGGCGCGGCCAAGGGCGATACGGTCGATGTGGCCGTGGCCGGGCCGGAAGGCGATGCCGACGCGATCCTGATGAAGCTCACCGGACTGATCAAGGACGGCTTCGGAGAGGATTAG